One genomic segment of Occultella kanbiaonis includes these proteins:
- a CDS encoding reverse transcriptase domain-containing protein, giving the protein MEHETYAKSVHDENDRRRRRSIGIPEVLQVRRPETWDLDPGFNPYIVRSRHQRIAHAITESLRDRSYAPRHPAGFSVPKPSGGERIISTFQIADEVISNRLLRSLTRKNLPRMSARAYAYRPDLSPHDAISYVSTEFAREHRLFVAEYDFSKFFDTVDHDFLLETLDTMGITRTPLEQYVIERFLESPEPYLSPAQKLASKPARKRGVPQGTSISLFLANVAASELDRALERLGVGFVRYADDTLIWSTDYGRIGEAASILHEASSHIGSPINSEKSLGIRLLAKEETVHVEMSSTKYVDYLGHRLGLRDVRMKDASVNRIKARIGELIFTNLLLEPLNGTQEPSRLSDVDRDYATLIWQLRRYLYGPLTEKGIRKFQAGAIPPMSFEGVMSFFPLINDERGLRELDEWIAARIWLAMRKRARILRAAGLALPLPHTLQKAKLIGFTSRSSRSGDVVDLRMPSVRKIAKVIRLAVSTHGLGVVSGRAPLYLYADE; this is encoded by the coding sequence GTGGAGCACGAGACCTACGCCAAGTCTGTCCACGACGAGAACGACCGACGCCGCCGGCGTAGCATCGGAATCCCGGAAGTCCTCCAAGTTCGGCGCCCTGAGACGTGGGATCTCGATCCGGGCTTCAACCCATACATCGTCCGGTCTCGTCATCAACGCATCGCCCACGCGATCACGGAGAGCCTTAGAGATCGCAGCTATGCGCCCCGCCATCCCGCAGGCTTCAGCGTGCCTAAACCTTCCGGCGGCGAACGGATCATTAGCACATTCCAGATCGCGGACGAGGTGATCTCCAACCGCCTACTGCGGTCCCTAACGCGGAAGAATCTTCCACGGATGAGCGCTCGCGCGTACGCTTACCGCCCCGACCTGAGTCCGCACGACGCAATCTCGTACGTCTCGACCGAGTTCGCACGTGAACACCGACTGTTTGTTGCCGAGTACGACTTCAGCAAGTTCTTTGACACGGTCGACCACGATTTCCTGTTGGAAACACTCGACACGATGGGCATCACAAGGACGCCATTGGAGCAGTACGTGATCGAGCGCTTCCTCGAATCGCCCGAGCCATATCTCTCGCCCGCGCAAAAGCTCGCTAGCAAGCCCGCGCGCAAGCGAGGCGTCCCGCAAGGGACCTCCATAAGTCTCTTTCTCGCCAACGTTGCCGCATCGGAACTTGATCGCGCACTAGAGAGGCTCGGGGTCGGTTTCGTCCGCTACGCAGACGACACGCTCATCTGGAGCACAGACTACGGGCGCATCGGCGAAGCTGCGTCCATCCTTCATGAAGCGTCAAGCCATATCGGTTCGCCGATCAACTCCGAGAAGAGCTTGGGAATACGCCTGCTCGCAAAAGAAGAGACCGTGCACGTCGAGATGTCCTCGACAAAGTACGTCGACTACCTCGGGCACCGGCTCGGGCTCCGCGACGTCCGCATGAAGGATGCTTCGGTCAACCGAATAAAGGCCCGAATAGGCGAGTTGATCTTCACCAACCTACTTCTGGAGCCACTCAACGGAACCCAGGAACCGAGTCGACTCAGTGATGTCGATCGCGACTATGCAACTCTGATCTGGCAATTGCGCCGATATTTATACGGCCCTTTGACCGAGAAGGGCATCAGAAAGTTTCAAGCAGGGGCGATACCACCAATGTCCTTCGAGGGAGTCATGTCCTTCTTTCCCCTGATAAATGACGAACGCGGACTAAGAGAGCTTGACGAGTGGATCGCAGCACGAATCTGGCTTGCGATGCGTAAACGTGCGCGCATCCTCCGCGCCGCGGGTCTCGCTCTTCCGTTGCCTCATACGCTTCAAAAGGCTAAACTTATCGGCTTCACCTCACGATCCTCGCGCTCTGGCGATGTCGTGGACTTGAGGATGCCCAGCGTTCGCAAGATTGCGAAGGTCATTCGGCTGGCAGTGTCCACCCACGGCCTCGGCGTCGTGTCCGGACGGGCACCGCTGTACCTGTATGCCGACGAGTGA